In the genome of Segnochrobactrum spirostomi, the window CATGGTGGCGATGAACGAGACCTGGGCGGCGACGAACTGGTTGCGCGCGAGCGTCGAGATGAACAGGCCGAGGGCGAGCGCGAACGTCATGAACAGGGCGGCGGTGAGGGCGAGCGCGCCGATGCCGCCGCGGAACGGCACGCCGAAGAGGGTGATCGACAGAACGACCGAGAGCGCCATGCTCGCCATGCCGAGCACGAAATAGGAGCCGAGCTTGGCCGCGATGATCTCGCTCATCGCGGCGGGCGAGGCGAGCATGCTCTCCATCGTCCCGCGCTCCCATTCCCGCGAGACGATGAGGGCGGTGAGCAGCGTCCCCGTCATCGACATCACGAGGGCGATGACGCCGGGCACGATGGAATCGCCCGACCGGAGCTCCGGGTTGAACCAATAGCGGTGCTCGAGGCTGATGGTGCCGCCGAAGTCCTTGCGGCGCTCGAGCGACAGGCTGGAGAGCCAGTTCTGAAGCGCGCTTGCCGCATAGCCGGCGAGGAGGCGGGCGGTGTTCGGATCGGTGCCGTTGGCGATGAGCTGCGCCGTCGCCGGCCAGCGCACCGGGCGCACCAGCCGGGTTTCGAAATCGGAGCGCAGCACGAGGATGCCGCGCACGTCGCCGCGGGCGAGCGCGGCCTCCCCGTCGCGCACGGTGGCGACCGGGCGGACCGCGAGATAGGGCGAGGCGGCGAGCGCCGCGATCAGGGTGCGGGTGTCCTCGGTTGCGGCTTCGACGACGACCGCGAGCGGCATCTTGCGGGCGTCGAGCGAGAGGCCGAAGCCGCAGACGATGAGGAGCACGACGGGGAGGAGGAACGCGATCAGCAGCGCCGACGGGTCGCGCACCACCTGGAGGAATTCCTTCACCACGAGGCCCTTGAGGCGCATCAGCCGGTGGCGGGCGGTGCCGGGGTCGAAGGCCGGCGTGGTGGTCGCAGGCGGTGGAACGGGGGCGGGGGCAGCCTCGCGGAGGTCGGTC includes:
- a CDS encoding ABC transporter permease, with amino-acid sequence MTDLREAAPAPVPPPATTTPAFDPGTARHRLMRLKGLVVKEFLQVVRDPSALLIAFLLPVVLLIVCGFGLSLDARKMPLAVVVEAATEDTRTLIAALAASPYLAVRPVATVRDGEAALARGDVRGILVLRSDFETRLVRPVRWPATAQLIANGTDPNTARLLAGYAASALQNWLSSLSLERRKDFGGTISLEHRYWFNPELRSGDSIVPGVIALVMSMTGTLLTALIVSREWERGTMESMLASPAAMSEIIAAKLGSYFVLGMASMALSVVLSITLFGVPFRGGIGALALTAALFMTFALALGLFISTLARNQFVAAQVSFIATMMPAMMLSGMLFDIASMPGWLQVVTYFIPARYLVAILQTLFLSGTIWPVLWPNLAGLALSAAVAIGATIAVTRRRLD